From Medicago truncatula cultivar Jemalong A17 chromosome 7, MtrunA17r5.0-ANR, whole genome shotgun sequence, a single genomic window includes:
- the LOC11405654 gene encoding uncharacterized protein: MKKKCTVATMEHAAAKPSSFQNLLIRLLLTGVFVIAVRFAYVISIAGESCNVADFCFFSLPETISLAISGNEPLSDESSSGGANTSSPAVAFYSSVFRDLIGGGYLTTESKSLCVETVTGRDVFALREVGVKNAVGIARKSVKPLVKSGSGERIPFGDGEFDFVFSGEGSFRKSAKPAVFAAEIARTMKHGGFAVFHFTNRKDTYSFNSFLDLFHCFKVVKLHVLEGFDSSMPYIHETVLKNECVDYEKFDSDYYSSSNGNCYVPGYKKDLVRIAEPLIEKEPLKPWITLKRNLMNIKYLSSMVDISFKNRYLYVDVGARSYGSSIGSWFRKQYPKQNKTFHVYAIEADKHFHKEYGLKKGLTLVPYAAWVKNETLAFEIHRDPGEHVEVKGRGMGRIQPLRSIGKGFDGEVEKIKGFDFANWLKKTVSKNDFVVMKMDVEGTEFDLIPRLFKTGAICLIDEIFLECHYNRWQRCCPGQRSSKYEKTYDQCLELFNSLRQSGILVHQWF, from the coding sequence atgaAAAAGAAGTGCACGGTGGCTACAATGGAACACGCCGCAGCGAAACCTAGCTCTTTCCAGAATCTTCTGATACGGTTACTTCTCACCGGCGTTTTCGTCATCGCTGTTCGATTTGCTTACGTCATCTCCATCGCCGGCGAGTCTTGCAATGTCGCCGATTTCTGCTTCTTCTCGTTGCCGGAAACAATCAGTCTCGCTATCTCAGGTAATGAACCTCTCTCCGATGAATCATCTTCCGGCGGCGCAAATACTTCATCGCCGGCCGTGGCTTTTTACTCGTCAGTTTTTCGTGACTTGATTGGCGGAGGTTACTTGACGACGGAGTCGAAGTCGCTTTGTGTTGAAACCGTTACCGGACGTGATGTTTTTGCTCTGAGAGAAGTCGGAGTGAAAAACGCCGTTGGAATCGCGAGGAAATCGGTGAAACCGCTGGTGAAATCGGGAAGTGGTGAACGGATTCCGTTTGGTGACGGTGAGTTTGATTTTGTATTCTCCGGTGAAGGCTCGTTTAGGAAGTCGGCGAAGCCGGCGGTGTTTGCAGCGGAGATTGCTCGGACGATGAAACACGGTGGATTCGCggtttttcatttcacaaaccgTAAGGATACGTATAGTTTCAATTCATTTCTTGATTTGTTTCATTGTTTCAAAGTAGTGAAATTGCATGTGTTAGAAGGGTTTGATTCTTCAATGCCTTATATACATGAAACTGTTTTGAAGAATGAGTGTGTTGATTATGAAAAATTTGATAGTGATTATTATTCGAGTTCGAATGGAAATTGTTACGTTCCGGGGTATAAGAAAGATTTGGTTAGAATTGCTGAGCCATTGATTGAAAAGGAACCATTGAAGCCTTGGATTAcattgaaaagaaatttgatgaaTATAAAGTATCTTTCTTCAATGGTTGATATAAGTTTCAAGAATAGGTATTTATATGTTGATGTTGGAGCTAGAAGCTATGGTTCTAGTATAGGATCTTGGTTTAGGAAACAATATCCTAAGCAAAATAAGACATTTCATGTGTATGCGATTGAAGCCGATAAGCATTTTCATAAGGAGTATGGGTTGAAAAAAGGGCTTACTTTGGTTCCTTATGCTGCTTGGGTGAAGAATGAGACTTTAGCTTTCGAGATTCATCGTGATCCGGGGGAGCATGTTGAGGTTAAAGGAAGGGGGATGGGTAGGATTCAACCTTTGCGGTCGATAGGGAAGGGGTTTGATGGGGAGGTGGAGAAGATAAAGGGATTTGATTTTGCGAATTGGTTGAAGAAGACGGTTTCGAAGAATGATTTTGTTGTGATGAAAATGGATGTGGAGGGTACTGAGTTTGATCTTATTCCGAGGTTGTTTAAAACCGGGGCGATTTGTTTGATAGATGAGATTTTTCTTGAATGTCATTACAATAGGTGGCAGAGATGTTGTCCTGGGCAGAGGAGTTCGAAGTATGAGAAAACTTATGATCAATGCTTGGAGCTCTTCAATTCTCTTAGACAAAGTGGAATTCTTGTTCATCAATGGTTTTAA
- the LOC11405988 gene encoding probable protein phosphatase 2C 65, with protein sequence MGGCCSHDVALRGGGRIETEVNDGEYEYDDSEDNNNNINNNDAVTYQNDGTMVRLKGFSKFVSMYTQQGMKGVNQDSMTVWEDYCGEEGMVFCGVFDGHGPLGHKVSQFIRDNLPSTLSAAIKMAQQKTNKYYDANDVDTDNFDDVHHNNNRINNISLASWEGCFLKSFDEMDDHLAREVNTDSYCSGCTAVALIKQGDQLIVGNLGDSRAVLCTRDRDQLIAVQLTVDLKPDIPSEASRICSCEGRVFAAEEEPDVYRIWMPDDDCPGLAMSRAFGDFCLKDYGLIATPDVFYRKITKQDEFVVLASDGIWDVLTNNEVINIVASAPRKSTAAKMLVKRAVKAWMYKYPGSKIDDCAAVCLFLDDQPILSHSQSSFKHSKSRHRRSKHSKSHRNEDNETVAGKVGMELDEEWKALEGLARANSISKLPRLARNMSKRQSSKHLNGS encoded by the exons ATGGGTGGCTGTTGCAGCCACGATGTTGCTCTTAGAGGAGGAGGCAGAATTGAAACCGAGGTGAATGATGGagaatatgaatatgatgatagtgaagataataataataatattaataataatgatgcTGTCACGTATCAAAATGATGGAACTATGGTTAGATTaaaagggttttctaagtttgtttcaatgtatacacaacaAGGTATGAAAGGTGTTAATCAAGATTCAATGACTGTTTGGGAG GACTATTGTGGAGAAGAAGGCATGGTCTTCTGTGGCGTGTTTGACGGTCATGGTCCTCTAGGCCACAAAGTGTCGCAATTTATTCGCGACAATCTACCCTCGACACTATCTGCAGCAATCAAAATGGCACAACAGAAGACCAACAAATACTACGATGCTAATGACGTAGATACCGACAATTTTGATGATGTCCACCACAATAATAACCGCATCAACAACATATCCCTTGCTTCATGGGAAGGATGTTTTCTGAAATCCTTTGATGAAATGGATGATCATCTTGCTCGGGAAGTTAATACTGATAGCTATTGCAGTGGTTGCACAGCTGTAGCTTTAATTAAACAG GGAGACCAGTTGATAGTTGGAAATTTGGGCGATTCTCGTGCAGTTCTTTGCACAAGGGATAGAGATCAACTTATTGCTGTTCAACTTACCGTTGATTTGAAACCGGATATTCCAA GTGAAGCTTCAAGAATCTGTAGCTGTGAAGGAAGGGTTTTCGCAGCGGAAGAAGAACCGGATGTGTACAGAATATGGATGCCTGATGATGACTGTCCTGGATTAGCTATGTCAAGAGCCTTTGGAGACTTTTGTCTAAAAGATTATGGCCTTATTGCAACTCCAGATGTGTTTTACAGAAAAATTACCAAGCAAGATGAATTTGTTGTTTTGGCAAGTGATGGG ataTGGGATGTGCTGACAAACAATGAAGTAATAAACATAGTTGCTTCAGCGCCAAGAAAGTCAACAGCAGCGAAGATGTTAGTAAAACGCGCTGTTAAAGCCTGGATGTACAAGTATCCTGGATCGAAAATCGACGATTGTGCAGCCGTATGCTTGTTTCTTGATGATCAACCTATTTTATCACATTCTCAATCGAGTTTCAAGCACTCTAAAAGTCGACATCGTCGCAGTAAGCACTCTAAATCACATCGAAATGAAGACAATGAAACTGTTGCTGGAAAAGTTGGAATGGAACTGGATGAAGAATGGAAAGCTCTTGAAGGGTTAGCTAGAGCAAATTCAATATCAAAACTTCCAAGGCTTGCTAGAAATATGAGTAAAAGACAATCATCTAAGCACCTTAATGGAAGTTGA
- the LOC11407540 gene encoding aldose reductase encodes MAQTVKPHEPKTKSFDLLSGHSIPAIGLGTWKSGSQAINSVFTAITEAGYRHIDTAAQYGVQEEVGHALQSAMQAGVERKDLFITSKIWCTDLTPERVRPALNNTLQELQLDYLDLYLVHWPFLLKDGASRPPKAGEVSEFDMEGVWREMEKLVKENLVRDIGICNFTLTKLDKLVNIAQVMPSVCQMEMHPGWRNDKMLEACKKNGIHVTAYSPLGSQDGGRDLIHDQTVDRIAKKLNKSPGQVLVKWAMQRGTSVIPKSTNPNRIKENVVVFNWELPDNDFNKLSKIPDQRRVLDGEDLFVNKSEGPFKSVEDIWDHED; translated from the exons atggCACAAACAGTTAAGCCACATGAACCAAAGACAAAGTCATTTGATCTGTTGAGTGGACATAGCATTCCTGCTATTGGATTAGGCACATGGAAATCTGGTTCACAAGCTATCAATTCTGTCTTCACAGCCATTACTGAG GCTGGATATAGACATATTGACACTGCTGCTCAGTATGGAGTTCAAGAAGAG GTTGGACATGCACTTCAATCTGCCATGCAAGCAGGAGTGGAAAGGAAGGATCTATTCATCACCTCCAAGATATG GTGCACTGACTTGACCCCTGAAAGGGTAAGACCTGCCCTAAACAACACCCTTCAAGAACTCCAACTTGACTACCTTGATCTTTACTTG GTTCACTGGCCATTTCTATTGAAAGATGGGGCAAGCAGGCCTCCTAAAGCAGGAGAAGTGTCGGAGTTCGACATGGAAGGAGTTTGGAGAGAAATGGAGAAGCTTGTCAAGGAAAATCTTGTTAGAGACATTGGAATATGCAACTTCACTCTTACTAAACTGGATAAGCTAGTCAATATTGCTCAAGTTATGCCTTCTGTATGCCAG ATGGAGATGCATCCTGGGTGGAGAAATGATAAGATGCTCGAGGCTTGCAAGAAGAATGGCATCCATGTCACG GCCTATTCACCACTTGGATCACAAGATGGTGGGAGAGATCTCATCCATGATCAAACGGTTGATAGGATAGCCAAGAAGCTGAACAAGAGTCCAGGGCAAGTGTTGGTGAAGTGGGCCATGCAGAGAGGGACAAGTGTCATTCCCAAATCAACCAACCCAAATAGGATCAAAGAGAATGTGGTTGTCTTCAATTGGGAACTTCCAGATAATGACTTCAACAAACTTAGCAAAATACCAGATCAG AGGAGAGTCCTCGACGGTGAAGACCTCTTTGTGAACAAGAGTGAAGGGCCATTCAAGAGTGTAGAAGATATCTGGGACCATGAAGATTAG
- the LOC11411118 gene encoding patellin-6: MQKFHLGLSQIPHSPSMEEEHSSSSMSILSTPFLETPRKTPSKPNKRTIVTTLMEAATFTSSSFKEDTYFISNLKSSEKKALKQLKEKLLASDEITNNGSMWGVCLIKGDDVADVLLLKFLRARDFRVNDAYTMLVKCLSWRKEFGAENVVDEDLGFKELEGVVAFTHGFDREGHPVCYNHYGVFKDKEMYERVFGDEEKLKKFLRWRVQVLERGIKLLQFKPGGVNSLIQVTDLKDMPKSELRVVSNQIMSLFQDNYPEMVARKIFINVPWYFSMLYSMFSPFLTQRTKSKFVISKEGNAAETLYKFIRPENIPIQYGGLSRPSDFQNGPPKLASEFTVKGGEKVNIQIEGVESGATIKWEIVVGGWDLEYSAEFVPNAEASYTIEVEKARKVNASEEAIQNSYTSKEAGIMVLSVDNSASRKKKVAAYRYFVRKYNSNTPSDMQLSLKIK; the protein is encoded by the exons ATGCAGAAATTTCATCTGGGTCTTTCTCAAATCCCTCATTCACCATCCATGGAAGAAGAGCACTCTTCATCTTCAATGTCAATCCTAAGCACACCATTTCTAGAAACTCCAAGAAAAACTCCctcaaaaccaaacaaaagaacCATAGTCACAACATTAATGGAAGCTGCAACTTTCACATCTTCTTCATTCAAAGAAGACACATATTTCATTTCCAACCTCAAATCCTCAGAGAAAAAAGCATTGAAACAGTTGAAGGAAAAGCTcttagcttctgatgaaattaCCAACAATGGTTCCATGTGGGGTGTTTGTTTGATTAAAGGTGATGATGTTGCTGATGTGTTACTCTTGAAGTTTCTTAGAGCTAGAGACTTTAGAGTCAATGATGCTTACACTATGCTTGTGAAGTGTCTTTCTTGGAGAAAAGAATTTGGTGCTGAAAATGTTGTGGATGAAGATTTGGGATTCAAAGAGCTTGAAGGTGTTGTTGCTTTCACTCATGGGTTTGATAGAGAGGGACATCCTGTGTGTTATAATCATTATGGTGTGTTCAAAGATAAGGAAATGTATGAGAGGGTTTTTGGTGATGAAGAGAAGTTGAAGAAGTTTTTGAGGTGGAGGGTTCAAGTTCTTGAGAGAGGGATCAAGCTTTTACAGTTTAAACCTGGTGGGGTGAATTCTTTGATTCAAGTCACTGATCTTAAGGATATGCCTAAGAGTGAGTTAAGGGTTGTGTCAAATCAAATCATGTCATTGTTTCAAGATAACTATCCTGAAATGGTTGCTCGTAAG ATTTTCATCAATGTACCATGGTATTTCAGCATGTTGTATTCAATGTTCAGTCCATTTCTGACTCAAAGAACTAAGAGCAAGTTTGTGATCTCTAAGGAAGGAAATGCTGCTGAAACACTCTACAA ATTTATAAGGCCTGAGAATATTCCTATTCAATATGGTGGATTGAGTCGACCTAGTGATTTTCAGAATGGTCCCCCAAAACTAGCTTCTGAGTTCACTGTTAAAGGAGGAGAAAAAGTGAACATACAAATAGAAGGAGTTGAG AGTGGTGCAACAATCAAGTGGGAGATTGTAGTTGGAGGCTGGGATTTGGAATACAGTGCTGAATTTGTTCCAAATGCAGAAGCTAGCTACACTATAGAAGTTGAAAAGGCAAGGAAAGTTAATGCATCAGAAGAAGCAATTCAGAATTCATACACATCAAAAGAAGCAGGCATAATGGTACTCTCGGTCGATAACTCTGCGTCTAGGAAGAAAAAAGTCGCTGCTTATCGCTATTTTGTTCGAAAATACAACAGCAATACACCATCTGATATGCAATTAAGCCTCAAAATCAAATAG